A genomic segment from Nicotiana tabacum cultivar K326 chromosome 9, ASM71507v2, whole genome shotgun sequence encodes:
- the LOC107783787 gene encoding bHLH transcription factor RHL1, whose protein sequence is MQAMNQYDPTSSHDDFLDQILSSVPSSSPCWPDLSKSWDPHHHHLSPPLPPNPSSGDDHQPPPSNPLQHFQYDDQSSSFLAAKLRQHQITGGGGGGGGTVAAAKALLLQQQLLLSRTLAGNGLRSPTGASGDNGFLNMLGNGDQNDGVGNPANDSSVQALFNGFTGSLGQNSSQPQHFHHPQGGTMQAQSFGATATVPAMNQTPAASGSAVGGTTPAAQPKQQRVRARRGQATDPHSIAERLRRERIAERMKALQELVPNANKTDKASMLDEIIDYVKFLQLQVKVLSMSRLGGAAAVAPLVADMSSEGRGEGNGGRGGNGTASSSNNDSMTVTEHQVAKLMEEDMGSAMQYLQGKGLCLMPISLATAISTATCHSRNPMIPNGNGGNNPLLGGGGGPATNGGGGEAGGPSSPNLSVLTVQSATIGNGGIDPSVKDATSVSEA, encoded by the exons ATGCAAGCCATGAACCAGTACGATCCGACGTCGTCTCACGACGATTTCCTCGACCAGATTCTCTCTTCCGTTCCTTCTTCTTCACCTTGTTGGCCAGACCTTTCCAAATCCTGGGACCCACACCACCACCACCTCTCTCCGCCGCTGCCGCCTAACCCTAGCTCCGGCGATGACCACCAGCCTCCTCCTTCTAATCCTCTTCAGCATTTCCAATATGACGACCAGTCTTCTTCTTTCCTTGCTGCCAAGCTCCGCCAGCACCAGATCACTGGTGGCGGTGGCGGTGGTGGCGGCACTGTAGCAGCTGCTAAAGCACTTTTGCTCCAGCAACAACTTTTACTTTCCAGAACACTCGCCGGAAACGGCCTTAGGTCTCCGACTGGAGCCTCCGGTGACAACGGCTTCCTTAACATGCTCGGTAATGGTGACCAAAACGACGGCGTCGGAAATCCG GCTAATGACAGTTCCGTTCAAGCTCTTTTCAACGGATTCACTGGATctcttggtcaaaactcaagtCAACCTCAACATTTTCATCATCCTCAG gGAGGAACGATGCAGGCGCAGAGTTTCGGAGCTACGGCAACGGTGCCGGCGATGAATCAAACTCCGGCAGCAAGTGGTTCAGCTGTTGGAGGTACAACGCCGGCGGCACAGCCAAAGCAACAGCGAGTGAGAGCTCGTAGAGGACAAGCAACTGATCCTCACAGTATTGCTGAACGA TTACGTAGAGAGAGAATTGCAGAGAGAATGAAGGCTTTGCAGGAGCTGGTACCCAATGCCAATAAG ACGGACAAGGCTTCAATGCTGGATGAGATCATCGACTATGTCAAATTCCTACAGCTCCAAGTCAAA GTTCTGAGTATGAGTAGATTGGGTGGTGCTGCAGCTGTTGCTCCCCTAGTTGCTGATATGTCCTCTGAG GGAAGAGGAGAAGGAAATGGAGGAAGGGGAGGAAACGGAACGGCGTCGTCCTCAAACAATGACAGTATGACGGTAACGGAGCACCAGGTGGCTAAACTAATGGAGGAGGATATGGGTTCAGCAATGCAATATCTGCAAGGGAAAGGCTTATGCCTAATGCCAATTTCCTTAGCTACAGCTATTTCAACTGCCACGTGTCACTCCAGGAACCCCATGATCCCTAACGGCAACGGTGGCAACAACCCACTACTCGGCGGAGGAGGAGGCCCCGCCACCAACGGCGGTGGTGGCGAGGCTGGTGGACCATCCTCTCCTAACTTGTCGGTTTTGACTGTCCAGTCAGCCACGATTGGTAACGGCGGAATTGATCCCTCCGTTAAAGACGCTACTTCTGTTTCTGAAGCTTAA